From the genome of Solibacillus sp. FSL H8-0538:
AAAACATCCTTTCGTTTTAATTGTTAGCTTTACTTGTGTTTTTATTTTATATAGTTTATTTACTAACCTCGATTCGCTGCGTGAAAACAACGCTAATGTGCGCTACTATCATTTGTTATTGACGCAATAATAGGTAAATCTAGTGATGAATTAGCTTATTTGTGGAGGTGAGAAATTGAAAGTAATTAAATCTCTTTTTCAAACAGGAACTATTAGGCAACAATTACATACCGGGGTCATTCTTGTTACCATTGTTCTTAGCGCTATGATTTTATTACCTACCATCCTAATAGAATATTATCAGTCGATGAAAAAACAAGCAGAGGATACTGCCTTTTTCTTAAATGGGCAGCATTACTTTTTTGAAAGTTGGTTAAATGAACGGTCATCTGATATTCATTTACTCGCAAATATGGACTTTGTAAAAGCTTATAACTATGATAAAGCACAATCCTTCTTTATAGAATTCCGGGATCGCTCGGATTTTGCTGATATTATTTTTGTTAATAAGGAAGGCTTTGTCCAATTCGATACGGTAAAGCGCGCAACAAATGAACCGTTAAATATCGATGTAAATGACAGGGAATATTTTCAAATTGCGAAGCAGCAAGTGCAAGGAAATATTACAGACGTGCTCATTAGCAAAGTAACAAATCAACCAATCCTTGCATTCGCGTCTCCAATTACTGATGATTCCGGTAACTTTAATGGTGTCGTTTTTGGAACTGTGAATTTGCAAAAAATCGATGAATTAATGCAAGAATCTAGGGTTAGCTATGATGGAAATTCATATATCATCAATCAAAACGGCATCTTACTGTCAGAGTTTTTATCTAATTCAACTTCTCAAGGCTTAAATGTTGCCAATATGTTCCTTACAAAATATACGGTTGATGAACATATTTTTGACATTGCAACGAATTCAGAAAAAAAACCACTTTCATTATATAAAGATAGTAAAGGCAAATGGGTGCTAGGAGCTAGTCAGGTCATCAATCGCAATAACTGGATACTTATTTCCGAAATACCTGTAAACAATGTCTTATTACCTCTACTTCATACTTTTTTTATTAGCATCATTTGTATTTTACTAAGCGGTTTTATTACAGTAAGGCTTATGCTCATGTATGCACGAAAAATCGAAGAGCCGATTCAGCATATGATCGACGGAGTGCGGATTATAGAACAAGGAAACTATGATTATCAAATTACTGAGGAAAAAATTAATCCGTTTACAAAGGAGTTTCGTGAATTAACTGATGCGTTCAATCATATGACGAGTCAAGTAAAGGGCAATATTGAGTTGCTTGAGGATTTATCGGTGACTTGCCAGCTCACAAAGCTATATAATCGCCGCTATTTAATGATCAACGGAGAGCAGATTTTCCAGGAATGCCAGGAGTCCGGAAGCTCGTTTAGCTGTATTGCCATTGATATTGATTATTTCAAAAAAATAAATGATACTTACGGACACTTAGTTGGCGATGAGGTGTTGAAACATTTAGCATCATTATTAATGATTAGTGTAAGAGAGCGTGATATTGTAACGCGTTACGGGGGCGAGGAGTTTATTATTTTATGTCCAAATTCTAGGTTATCTGAAACGGAACAGCTCGCAGATAGATTACTCTTGACCATTCACCAAAATCGTTACGAAAAAAATGATATTGTGATTCCTTTTACAATCAGT
Proteins encoded in this window:
- a CDS encoding sensor domain-containing diguanylate cyclase yields the protein MKVIKSLFQTGTIRQQLHTGVILVTIVLSAMILLPTILIEYYQSMKKQAEDTAFFLNGQHYFFESWLNERSSDIHLLANMDFVKAYNYDKAQSFFIEFRDRSDFADIIFVNKEGFVQFDTVKRATNEPLNIDVNDREYFQIAKQQVQGNITDVLISKVTNQPILAFASPITDDSGNFNGVVFGTVNLQKIDELMQESRVSYDGNSYIINQNGILLSEFLSNSTSQGLNVANMFLTKYTVDEHIFDIATNSEKKPLSLYKDSKGKWVLGASQVINRNNWILISEIPVNNVLLPLLHTFFISIICILLSGFITVRLMLMYARKIEEPIQHMIDGVRIIEQGNYDYQITEEKINPFTKEFRELTDAFNHMTSQVKGNIELLEDLSVTCQLTKLYNRRYLMINGEQIFQECQESGSSFSCIAIDIDYFKKINDTYGHLVGDEVLKHLASLLMISVRERDIVTRYGGEEFIILCPNSRLSETEQLADRLLLTIHQNRYEKNDIVIPFTISLGVAEYKGNKDTPTLSQVIDQADKALYIAKENGRNQVYIEGKTLLR